Proteins encoded by one window of Pseudomonas sp. LS44:
- a CDS encoding alginate export family protein: MKRPSPLGKHLLGKSVLGKTLLGSTLTLPLLASSAWAVQMTDDSWGLDVKITAQSEDDRDLGTRDGGDVNGLGLDVRPWGYLKRGDWSAFAMGQAVTATDIIETDTLQSDDLSADDSSDNGRQPDKSYLALREFWVGYSGLTAYPGEELRFGRQRLRSDDGMWRDSNIEALNWSFDTTLLRAHLGAAQRFSEYRTDIDDLAPEDEDRLHLFGDIATQWTPGHWAGLNLHHSRDDGNLDQPGEVVDPLDKTSTGDLTWLGLQANSDAYNSRNTQQLNYWASATWLTGDRERLTSTTIGDERIATGKQSGDVNAWGTDLGLRWRFDPSWQAGVAYARGSGGGGDDGDENFQQTGLESNRSTYTGTRSRVHRFGEAFRGELSNLQSATLFGSWQLRDEYDASLVYHRFWRVDGDQPIGDSGITAAMPNNDKDVGQEVDLIVTKYFKEGLLPAAMSQAIDEPSALVRFRGGVFKPGDAYGSQADSTMHRAFVDVIWRF; the protein is encoded by the coding sequence ATGAAACGCCCCTCCCCGCTCGGTAAGCATTTGCTAGGCAAGAGCGTGCTCGGCAAAACCCTGCTCGGCAGCACGCTGACCTTGCCGCTGCTCGCCAGCTCGGCCTGGGCCGTGCAGATGACCGACGACAGCTGGGGCCTGGATGTGAAGATCACCGCGCAGTCCGAAGACGACCGCGACCTCGGCACCCGCGACGGCGGCGACGTCAACGGCCTGGGCCTCGACGTGCGTCCGTGGGGCTACCTCAAGCGTGGCGACTGGAGTGCCTTCGCCATGGGCCAGGCGGTCACCGCCACCGACATCATCGAAACCGACACCCTGCAATCCGACGATCTCAGCGCCGACGACAGCAGCGACAACGGCCGCCAGCCGGACAAGAGCTACCTGGCGCTGCGCGAGTTCTGGGTCGGCTATTCCGGCCTTACCGCCTACCCCGGCGAAGAACTGCGTTTCGGCCGCCAGCGCCTGCGCAGCGACGACGGCATGTGGCGCGACAGCAACATCGAGGCACTCAACTGGAGCTTCGACACCACCTTGCTGCGCGCCCATCTTGGCGCGGCGCAACGCTTCAGCGAGTACCGCACCGACATCGACGACCTGGCCCCGGAAGACGAGGATCGCCTGCACCTGTTCGGCGATATCGCCACGCAATGGACGCCGGGCCACTGGGCCGGCCTCAACCTGCACCACAGCCGCGACGACGGCAACCTCGACCAGCCCGGTGAAGTCGTCGACCCGCTCGACAAGACCAGCACCGGCGATCTCACCTGGCTCGGCCTACAAGCCAATAGCGACGCCTACAACTCGCGCAACACCCAGCAACTCAACTACTGGGCCAGCGCGACCTGGCTGACCGGCGACCGCGAGCGCCTGACCAGCACCACCATCGGCGACGAGCGGATCGCCACCGGCAAGCAAAGCGGCGACGTCAACGCCTGGGGTACCGACCTTGGTCTGCGCTGGCGCTTCGACCCGAGCTGGCAGGCCGGTGTGGCCTATGCGCGCGGCAGTGGCGGCGGTGGCGATGACGGCGACGAGAACTTCCAGCAGACCGGCCTGGAGAGCAACCGCTCGACCTACACCGGCACCCGATCGCGCGTGCACCGTTTCGGCGAGGCATTCCGCGGCGAGCTGAGCAATCTGCAGAGCGCCACGCTGTTCGGCTCCTGGCAGCTGCGCGACGAGTACGACGCCAGCCTGGTTTACCACCGCTTCTGGCGGGTCGATGGCGACCAGCCGATCGGCGACAGCGGCATCACCGCGGCGATGCCCAACAACGACAAAGACGTGGGTCAGGAAGTCGACCTGATCGTCACCAAATACTTCAAAGAAGGCCTGCTGCCGGCGGCCATGAGCCAGGCGATCGACGAGCCGTCGGCGCTGGTGCGTTTCCGCGGCGGCGTGTTCAAGCCCGGCGACGCCTATGGCAGCCAGGCTGACTCGACGATGCATCGTGCCTTCGTCGACGTGATCTGGCGCTTCTGA
- the algG gene encoding mannuronan 5-epimerase AlgG: MTSGLPQPSGRGASLLAAALLLLTGSTTALANQPSVAPVAGATKELRQAKTYTVNSAPIKPLYLAKPKLPDLSGYTAEAVNAKLDRSKRGTVTVRRMLQQDALKEFVGGNNRLAEWVKRQQSMPQAIFVEGGYVNLSELAKKLPKQYFSETAEGVYLARLPIVVGHDATLHVDAQTRELRLSQERGAFLINDGKLFITDSKLSAWREADNGPATLRDPKEFRPFLLSWGGTETYIVNSTVTSLGYDESKSYGLSISQYTPNMSKQMGRKEPTGWLLGSDFIDMWYGFYCYEAQDIVVKGNTYRDNIIYGIDPHDRSHRLIIAENTVYGTKKKHGIIVSREVNDSWIFNNKSYDNKLSGIVIDRNSVNNLVAYNDVHGNQSDGITIYESSNNLLWGNRVVDNARHGIRLRNSVNIRLYENLAAHNKLVGVYGHTKDLSDTDRNIDLDPFDTKVSMIVVGGQLAGNGTSPLAIDSPLSVELYQVDMLMPSKASGITFSGILGERQEEILDLLVRQNKAVLIDPVESQAELQN, from the coding sequence ATTACATCCGGGCTACCTCAGCCGAGCGGTCGTGGTGCGTCGCTGCTCGCCGCGGCTCTTCTATTGCTAACCGGCAGCACCACCGCTCTGGCCAACCAGCCGAGCGTGGCGCCGGTCGCCGGGGCGACCAAGGAGCTGCGCCAGGCCAAGACTTATACCGTCAACAGCGCTCCGATCAAACCGCTGTACCTGGCGAAGCCGAAGTTGCCGGACCTGTCCGGCTACACCGCCGAAGCGGTGAACGCCAAGCTCGACCGTAGCAAGCGCGGCACTGTGACGGTACGGCGCATGCTCCAGCAGGACGCTCTCAAGGAGTTCGTCGGCGGCAACAACCGCCTGGCCGAATGGGTCAAGCGCCAGCAGAGTATGCCGCAGGCGATCTTCGTCGAAGGTGGTTACGTCAATCTCAGCGAGCTGGCGAAAAAACTGCCCAAGCAGTACTTCAGCGAAACCGCGGAAGGCGTCTATCTGGCGCGCCTGCCGATCGTCGTCGGCCACGATGCGACCCTGCACGTCGATGCCCAGACCCGCGAACTGCGCCTGTCCCAGGAACGCGGCGCGTTTCTGATCAACGACGGCAAGTTGTTCATCACCGACAGCAAACTCAGCGCCTGGCGCGAGGCCGACAACGGCCCGGCGACCCTCCGCGACCCCAAAGAATTCCGCCCGTTCCTGCTGTCCTGGGGCGGCACCGAGACCTACATCGTCAACAGCACGGTGACCAGCTTGGGCTACGACGAGAGCAAGTCCTATGGCCTGAGCATCTCGCAGTACACGCCGAACATGAGCAAGCAGATGGGCCGCAAAGAACCCACCGGCTGGCTGCTCGGCTCGGACTTCATCGACATGTGGTACGGCTTCTACTGCTATGAAGCGCAAGACATCGTGGTCAAGGGCAACACCTACCGCGACAACATCATCTACGGCATCGACCCGCACGATCGCTCGCATCGTCTGATCATCGCCGAGAACACCGTCTACGGGACCAAGAAGAAGCACGGCATCATCGTCTCCCGCGAGGTCAACGACAGCTGGATCTTCAACAACAAGAGCTACGACAACAAGCTCTCCGGCATCGTCATCGACCGTAACAGCGTGAACAACCTGGTCGCCTATAACGACGTGCATGGCAACCAGTCCGACGGCATCACCATTTACGAAAGCTCCAACAACCTGCTGTGGGGCAACCGCGTGGTCGACAACGCGCGTCACGGCATTCGCCTGCGCAACAGCGTGAACATCCGCCTGTACGAGAACCTCGCCGCCCACAACAAGCTGGTCGGCGTTTACGGGCACACCAAAGACCTTTCCGACACCGACCGCAACATCGACCTCGACCCCTTCGACACCAAGGTGTCGATGATCGTGGTCGGCGGCCAGCTCGCCGGCAACGGCACCAGCCCACTGGCCATCGACTCACCGCTGTCGGTGGAGCTGTACCAGGTGGACATGCTGATGCCGAGCAAGGCCTCAGGCATCACCTTCAGCGGCATTCTCGGCGAGCGCCAGGAAGAGATTCTCGACCTGCTGGTGCGCCAGAACAAAGCCGTGCTGATCGACCCGGTGGAAAGCCAGGCAGAGCTCCAGAACTGA
- a CDS encoding alginate O-acetyltransferase, which translates to MMKKHLKLRSWIALSPIALALAAAGQVRAEDLPAAPNFQAAPCCQLCPAVHDASRYTTDYQKNFITLVQAQGDWLFRSQEDLRTEFDTSAIGYQRMQQLHDAFARRGIELVLVYQPTRGLVNRDKLNPAEKARFDYQRARGNYQAMLGRFEKMGYNVPDLSPLTDEHAEQAFYFRGDQHWTPYGAQRTAQIVAETVHQMPAFKDIPRREFVSKVIGRMGKRGTLHNVAGQLCGTSYATEYINQFATEPKDSSGSDDMFGDGGNPEIVLVGTSHSGQNYNFAGFLQESIGADVLNVAFPGGGLEGSMIEYLSSPEFRDNPPKILIWEFSPLYNLDQETIYRQLFALLDDGCDSKPVVLANKTQLRPGSQEVLINSGAKTIANRNGRIELDFADTSVKTVKAKLWYLNGRHESLKLEKPTTADTNGRFVFNLREDKDWAGQNLLAMEIEGPEAGGQPLEVEAKLCQRKTAGNDVAGL; encoded by the coding sequence ATGATGAAAAAACACCTGAAACTGCGCAGCTGGATCGCTCTGTCGCCCATCGCCCTGGCCCTGGCCGCCGCAGGCCAAGTGCGCGCCGAAGATCTGCCCGCCGCGCCGAACTTTCAGGCCGCGCCATGCTGCCAGCTATGCCCGGCGGTGCATGACGCCAGCCGCTACACCACCGACTACCAGAAGAACTTCATCACCCTGGTACAGGCCCAGGGCGACTGGCTGTTCCGCAGCCAGGAAGACCTGCGCACCGAGTTCGACACCAGCGCCATCGGCTACCAGCGCATGCAGCAGCTGCACGACGCCTTCGCACGGCGCGGCATCGAGCTGGTACTGGTCTACCAGCCGACCCGCGGCCTGGTGAACCGCGACAAACTCAACCCGGCGGAGAAGGCGCGCTTCGATTACCAGCGCGCACGCGGCAACTACCAGGCCATGCTCGGGCGCTTCGAGAAGATGGGCTACAACGTCCCGGACCTCTCGCCACTGACCGACGAGCACGCCGAGCAGGCCTTCTACTTCCGCGGCGACCAGCACTGGACGCCCTACGGCGCGCAGCGCACCGCGCAGATCGTGGCCGAAACCGTGCATCAGATGCCCGCGTTCAAGGACATTCCGCGCCGCGAATTCGTCAGCAAGGTGATCGGCCGGATGGGCAAACGCGGCACCCTGCACAACGTCGCCGGGCAGCTCTGCGGCACCAGCTACGCCACCGAATACATCAACCAGTTCGCCACCGAACCGAAGGATTCCAGCGGCAGCGACGACATGTTCGGCGACGGCGGCAATCCCGAGATCGTCCTGGTCGGCACCAGCCACAGTGGCCAGAACTACAACTTCGCCGGCTTCCTGCAGGAAAGCATCGGCGCCGATGTACTCAACGTGGCCTTCCCCGGCGGCGGCCTGGAAGGCTCGATGATCGAGTACCTGAGCAGCCCGGAGTTCCGCGACAACCCGCCGAAGATCCTCATCTGGGAGTTCTCGCCGCTCTACAACCTCGATCAGGAAACCATCTACCGCCAGTTGTTCGCCCTGCTCGACGATGGCTGCGACAGCAAGCCGGTGGTGCTCGCCAATAAGACCCAGCTGCGCCCGGGCAGCCAGGAGGTACTGATCAATAGCGGCGCCAAGACAATCGCCAACCGCAACGGGCGCATCGAGCTGGACTTCGCCGACACCTCGGTGAAAACCGTCAAGGCCAAGCTCTGGTACCTCAACGGCCGTCACGAGTCGCTGAAACTGGAGAAGCCGACGACCGCCGACACCAACGGCCGCTTCGTATTCAACCTGCGCGAGGACAAGGACTGGGCCGGCCAGAACCTGCTGGCCATGGAAATCGAAGGTCCGGAAGCCGGCGGTCAGCCGCTCGAAGTCGAGGCCAAGCTCTGTCAACGCAAAACCGCCGGCAATGACGTGGCCGGACTGTGA
- a CDS encoding mannuronate-specific alginate lyase, which yields MLPALLGLSLLAGAVQAAGLKPPQGYYAAIEKVASGEPQKCSAAPTPYTAKLVFRSKYEGSDSARATLNRESEKAFREKTEDITTLERGISKQVMRYMRDGQQQDLQCTIQWLSAWAQADALLSTDYNHTGKSMRKWALGSLSSAWLRLKFSESQPLAPYAQQSQLIESWFAKLAEQTVKDWSNLPLKQINNHSYWAAWSVMATAVVTDRRDLFDWSVQQFQVAAGQVDAGGYLPNEMKREQRALAYHNYALPPLAMIAAFAQANGVDLREDHDHALRRLAERVMAGVDDPDEFADKSGEDQDMTDLKKDSKFSWLEPYCTLYRCSAETLKWKQSMQPFKTFRLGGDVTRVFDPKAEAKKG from the coding sequence TTGCTGCCGGCCCTGCTCGGCCTATCGCTGCTCGCCGGCGCCGTCCAGGCTGCCGGTCTGAAGCCGCCGCAAGGCTATTACGCGGCAATCGAGAAAGTCGCCTCTGGCGAGCCGCAGAAATGCTCGGCGGCACCGACGCCGTATACCGCCAAGCTGGTGTTCCGCAGCAAATACGAGGGCTCGGACTCGGCCCGCGCCACGCTCAATCGGGAGTCCGAGAAGGCATTCCGCGAGAAGACCGAGGACATCACCACACTCGAACGCGGCATCAGCAAACAGGTGATGCGCTACATGCGCGACGGCCAGCAGCAGGACTTGCAGTGCACCATCCAGTGGCTGAGCGCCTGGGCGCAAGCCGATGCGCTGCTGTCCACCGACTACAACCACACCGGCAAATCGATGCGCAAATGGGCACTGGGCAGTTTGTCGTCGGCCTGGCTGCGTCTGAAGTTCAGCGAATCGCAGCCGCTCGCACCCTATGCACAGCAGAGCCAGCTGATCGAGTCGTGGTTCGCCAAGCTCGCCGAACAGACGGTGAAGGACTGGAGCAACCTGCCGCTCAAGCAGATCAACAACCACTCCTACTGGGCCGCCTGGTCGGTGATGGCCACCGCGGTAGTGACTGATCGCCGCGACCTGTTCGACTGGTCGGTGCAGCAGTTCCAGGTGGCGGCCGGCCAGGTCGACGCAGGCGGTTACCTGCCCAACGAGATGAAACGCGAGCAGCGCGCGCTGGCTTATCACAACTATGCCCTGCCGCCGCTGGCGATGATCGCCGCGTTCGCCCAAGCCAACGGCGTGGACCTGCGTGAAGACCACGACCATGCGCTACGCCGCCTGGCCGAACGGGTCATGGCCGGGGTCGACGACCCGGATGAGTTCGCAGACAAGAGCGGCGAAGACCAGGACATGACCGACTTGAAGAAAGACTCCAAGTTCTCCTGGCTGGAGCCCTATTGCACCTTGTACCGCTGCAGCGCCGAGACGCTGAAGTGGAAGCAGTCGATGCAACCGTTCAAAACCTTCCGCCTCGGTGGCGACGTGACCCGGGTGTTCGATCCCAAAGCGGAGGCGAAGAAAGGTTGA
- a CDS encoding MBOAT family protein, producing the protein MVFSSNVFLFMFLPIFLGLYYLSGNRYRNLLLLVASYIFYAWWRIDYLALFIGVTLFNYWIGLRVGAAGVRTPLAKRWLILGVSVDLAILGYFKYTNFGVDSLNAIIASFGLEPFIITHILLPIGISFYIFESISYIIDVYRGDTPATHNLIDFAAFVAIFPHLIAGPVLRFKDLVDQFNHRTHTLDKFSEGCTRFMQGFIKKVFIADTLAIVADHCFALENPSTGDAWLGALAYTAQLYFDFSGYSDMAIGLGLMMGFRFMENFKQPYISQSITEFWRRWHISLSTWLRDYLYISLGGNRGGTLATYRNLFLTMLLGGLWHGANITYVIWGAWHGMWLAIERALGVNAATRSFNPLKWAATFLLVVIGWVIFRAENLDVAMRMYQAMFSFGDWQLSELGRADLTTLQIATLVIAYATLAVCGLYDFYRHPLDGSAPKAAATKTPAGESGLLTDAPGELHVSAGGAVVASSAASIDWTRYLLRGLILLLFCASLLKLSAQSYSPFLYFQF; encoded by the coding sequence ATGGTTTTCTCATCCAACGTGTTCCTGTTCATGTTCCTGCCGATCTTCCTCGGCTTGTACTACTTGAGCGGCAACCGCTACCGCAACCTGCTCCTGCTGGTTGCCAGTTACATCTTTTACGCCTGGTGGCGGATCGACTACCTCGCCCTGTTCATCGGGGTGACGCTGTTCAACTACTGGATTGGCTTGCGAGTCGGTGCTGCCGGAGTGCGCACGCCGCTGGCCAAGCGCTGGCTGATCCTCGGCGTGAGCGTCGACTTGGCCATTCTCGGCTACTTCAAGTACACCAACTTCGGCGTCGACAGCCTCAACGCGATCATCGCCTCGTTCGGCCTTGAGCCGTTCATCATCACCCACATCCTGTTGCCGATCGGTATCTCGTTCTACATCTTCGAGTCGATCAGCTACATCATCGACGTGTACCGCGGCGACACCCCGGCGACCCACAACCTGATCGATTTCGCCGCCTTCGTGGCGATCTTCCCGCACTTGATCGCCGGCCCGGTGCTGCGCTTCAAGGACCTGGTCGACCAGTTCAACCATCGCACCCATACCCTCGACAAGTTCTCCGAGGGCTGCACGCGCTTCATGCAGGGCTTCATCAAGAAGGTCTTCATCGCCGACACCCTGGCGATCGTCGCCGACCACTGCTTCGCCCTGGAAAACCCCAGTACCGGCGACGCCTGGCTCGGCGCCCTGGCCTACACCGCGCAGCTGTACTTCGACTTCTCCGGCTACAGCGACATGGCCATCGGCCTCGGCCTGATGATGGGCTTCCGCTTCATGGAGAACTTCAAGCAGCCGTACATCAGCCAGTCGATCACCGAGTTCTGGCGGCGCTGGCACATCAGCCTGTCGACCTGGCTGCGTGACTACCTGTACATCAGCCTCGGCGGCAATCGCGGCGGCACGCTCGCCACCTACCGCAACCTGTTCCTGACCATGCTGCTCGGCGGTCTGTGGCACGGCGCCAACATCACCTACGTGATCTGGGGCGCCTGGCACGGCATGTGGCTGGCCATCGAACGTGCCCTCGGCGTCAACGCCGCGACGCGCAGCTTCAACCCGCTGAAGTGGGCGGCGACCTTCCTGCTGGTGGTGATCGGCTGGGTGATCTTCCGCGCCGAGAACCTGGACGTGGCGATGCGCATGTACCAGGCGATGTTCAGTTTCGGTGATTGGCAGCTCTCCGAGCTCGGCCGCGCCGACCTGACCACCCTGCAGATCGCCACCCTGGTCATCGCCTACGCCACCCTCGCGGTATGTGGTCTGTACGACTTCTATCGCCACCCGCTGGACGGCAGCGCGCCGAAAGCGGCGGCCACCAAAACGCCGGCTGGTGAATCCGGCTTGCTCACCGACGCTCCCGGCGAGCTGCACGTCAGCGCCGGCGGTGCGGTGGTGGCGTCGAGCGCGGCCAGCATCGACTGGACCCGCTACCTGCTGCGCGGCCTGATCCTGCTGCTGTTCTGCGCCTCGCTGCTGAAGCTCTCGGCGCAGAGCTATTCGCCCTTCCTGTACTTCCAATTCTGA
- a CDS encoding alginate O-acetyltransferase, whose amino-acid sequence MTRSLRILYIALFLGLLLVLGGLSLRAFHGYSVPPGTSVLDGKLSKALETRYDEEFPLKRLGTNLWAALDFTLFDEGRPGVVLGRQNWLFSDEEFKPIAKAEQHIDDNLQLIEGVRHALERQQVKLVLAIIPSKARLYPEYLAEQQPASLQRDLYQRFHASMDNAGIVAPDLLATLQKEKGNGALFLRTDTHWTPHGAEVVAQQLGLSVQRHTPLDIEPQRFVTEFGASKRHQGDLLTFLPLDPLFSELLPPADRLQQRSTRAVDAQPSSADALFSEEQVPVALVGTSYSANPNWNFLGALRQALGSDIVNFAEDGHGPLQPMLSYLQSTEFKDAPPQLVIWEFPERYLPMATDLSQFDPQWIAQLKASAPINERLASTADR is encoded by the coding sequence ATGACCCGTTCCCTGCGCATCCTCTATATCGCCCTGTTCCTCGGCCTGTTGCTGGTGCTCGGCGGCCTGTCGCTGCGCGCCTTCCACGGCTACAGCGTGCCTCCGGGCACCAGCGTGCTCGATGGCAAGCTGAGCAAGGCGCTGGAGACTCGTTACGACGAAGAATTCCCGCTCAAACGCCTGGGTACCAACCTCTGGGCCGCGCTGGATTTCACCCTGTTCGATGAAGGCCGTCCCGGCGTGGTGTTGGGTCGCCAGAACTGGCTGTTCAGCGACGAGGAGTTCAAGCCGATCGCCAAGGCCGAGCAGCACATCGACGACAACCTGCAGCTGATCGAGGGCGTGCGCCATGCCCTTGAGCGTCAGCAGGTGAAACTGGTGTTGGCGATCATCCCGTCCAAGGCCCGCCTGTATCCGGAGTACCTCGCCGAGCAACAGCCGGCCAGCCTGCAGCGCGATCTCTATCAACGCTTCCACGCGAGCATGGACAACGCCGGCATCGTCGCTCCCGACCTGCTCGCCACATTGCAGAAGGAAAAAGGCAACGGCGCGCTGTTCCTGCGCACCGACACCCACTGGACGCCACACGGCGCCGAAGTGGTGGCCCAGCAACTCGGCCTGAGCGTGCAGCGCCATACGCCTCTGGACATCGAGCCGCAGCGCTTCGTCACCGAGTTCGGTGCCAGCAAACGCCATCAGGGTGACCTGCTGACCTTCCTGCCGCTCGATCCGCTATTCAGCGAATTGCTGCCGCCGGCCGATCGCCTGCAACAGCGCAGCACCCGCGCCGTCGACGCCCAACCAAGCAGCGCCGACGCGCTGTTCAGCGAAGAGCAAGTGCCGGTCGCGCTGGTCGGCACCAGCTACAGCGCCAACCCCAACTGGAACTTCCTCGGCGCGCTGCGCCAGGCGCTGGGCAGCGACATCGTCAACTTCGCCGAGGACGGTCACGGACCGCTGCAACCGATGCTCAGCTACCTGCAAAGCACCGAATTCAAGGATGCGCCGCCGCAGTTGGTGATCTGGGAATTCCCCGAACGCTACCTGCCGATGGCGACCGACCTGAGCCAGTTCGATCCGCAGTGGATCGCCCAGCTCAAAGCTTCCGCACCAATAAACGAACGCCTGGCCAGCACGGCCGACCGATAA
- a CDS encoding alginate O-acetyltransferase AlgF — MTMKATRTLHRKTIATTGALLLAGLFSWQAQAAGDAALYGPAAPKGSSFVRLYNAGSQEVSANVGNTRLDDVGPQGSSDFSFLPGGSYSAQVGSQTVPVKLGPDRYYTLVNLPGDKPQLVEEPPFKNKQKALLRVQNLSDTKLTLKTADGKTPVVEGVAPNSHGDREINPVKVNLALFDGDKKVSDLKPVALARGEAACLYVTGSAGKLASVWVKRPAAAN, encoded by the coding sequence ATGACCATGAAAGCGACTCGTACCCTGCACCGCAAAACCATCGCCACCACCGGCGCCCTGCTGCTCGCCGGGCTGTTCAGCTGGCAGGCTCAGGCCGCCGGCGACGCCGCCCTGTACGGCCCGGCCGCACCGAAAGGCTCAAGCTTCGTGCGCCTGTACAACGCTGGCAGTCAGGAAGTCAGCGCCAACGTTGGCAATACCAGGCTCGACGATGTCGGCCCGCAAGGTAGCAGCGATTTCAGCTTCCTGCCCGGCGGCAGCTACAGCGCCCAGGTCGGCAGCCAGACCGTGCCCGTCAAACTCGGCCCAGACCGCTACTACACCCTGGTCAATCTGCCCGGCGACAAGCCGCAGCTGGTCGAAGAGCCGCCGTTCAAGAACAAGCAAAAAGCCCTGCTGCGCGTACAGAACCTCAGCGACACCAAGCTCACCCTGAAGACTGCCGACGGCAAAACCCCGGTCGTCGAGGGCGTCGCCCCGAACAGCCATGGCGACCGCGAGATCAACCCGGTCAAGGTCAACCTGGCGCTGTTCGACGGCGACAAGAAGGTCAGCGACCTGAAACCGGTGGCCCTGGCCCGCGGCGAAGCGGCGTGCCTGTACGTCACCGGCAGCGCCGGCAAGCTCGCCTCGGTGTGGGTCAAGCGCCCCGCCGCAGCGAACTGA
- a CDS encoding mannose-1-phosphate guanylyltransferase/mannose-6-phosphate isomerase translates to MIPVILSGGSGSRLWPLSRKQFPKQFLALTGDHTLLQQTLERLTFEGMQAPVVVCNKDHRFIVQEQLEALKLATQAILLEPFGRNTAPAVAIAAMQLLNEGRDELLLVLPADHVLDDQKAFQRALALATIAAEAGEMVLFGVPASKPETGYGYIKANADAGLPDGVNRVAQFVEKPDEQRAAQFVASGDYFWNSGMFLFRASRFLDELKKHDPDIYDTCLLALERSAREGDNIDIDEATFACCPDNSIDYAVMEKTSRACVVPLDAGWSDVGCWSSLWDVHEKDADGNVTKGDVVVQDSHNCLVHGNGKLVSVIGLENIVVVETKDAMMIAHKDRVQEVKQLVNTLNKQGRSETQNHCEVYRPWGSYDSVDMGGRFQVKRISVKPGAQLSLQMHHHRAEHWIVVSGTAQVTCDDKTFLLTENQSTYIPIASVHRLANPGRIPLELIEVQSGSYLGEDDIERLEDVYGRTAEVRNVSHAR, encoded by the coding sequence ATGATCCCAGTCATTCTTTCAGGTGGTAGCGGCTCACGACTCTGGCCCCTTTCGCGCAAGCAGTTCCCCAAGCAATTCCTCGCCCTGACCGGCGACCACACCTTGCTCCAGCAAACCCTCGAGCGCCTGACGTTCGAGGGCATGCAAGCGCCGGTAGTGGTCTGCAACAAAGACCATCGCTTCATCGTCCAGGAGCAACTCGAGGCCCTGAAGCTGGCCACCCAGGCGATCCTGCTCGAACCGTTCGGCCGCAATACCGCGCCGGCGGTGGCGATTGCCGCCATGCAACTGCTTAACGAAGGCCGCGACGAGTTGCTGCTGGTGCTACCCGCCGACCACGTGCTGGATGACCAGAAAGCCTTCCAACGCGCCCTGGCCCTGGCCACCATCGCCGCCGAAGCCGGTGAAATGGTGCTGTTCGGCGTGCCGGCGAGCAAACCGGAAACCGGCTACGGCTACATCAAGGCGAACGCCGACGCCGGCCTGCCCGATGGCGTCAACCGGGTCGCCCAGTTCGTCGAGAAACCCGACGAACAACGCGCCGCGCAGTTCGTCGCTTCCGGCGATTACTTCTGGAACAGCGGCATGTTCCTGTTCCGCGCCAGCCGCTTCCTTGACGAGTTGAAGAAGCACGATCCGGATATCTACGACACCTGCCTGCTGGCCCTGGAGCGCAGCGCTCGCGAAGGCGACAACATCGACATCGACGAAGCCACCTTCGCCTGCTGCCCGGACAACTCCATCGACTACGCGGTGATGGAAAAAACCTCGCGCGCCTGCGTGGTGCCGCTGGATGCCGGTTGGAGCGATGTCGGTTGCTGGTCGTCGCTCTGGGACGTGCATGAGAAAGACGCCGACGGCAACGTCACCAAGGGCGACGTGGTGGTGCAGGACAGCCACAACTGCCTGGTGCACGGCAACGGCAAGCTGGTCTCGGTAATCGGTCTGGAAAACATCGTCGTCGTGGAAACCAAGGACGCCATGATGATCGCCCACAAAGACCGCGTGCAGGAGGTCAAGCAGCTGGTCAACACCCTCAACAAGCAGGGCCGCAGCGAAACCCAGAACCACTGCGAGGTGTACCGGCCGTGGGGTTCCTACGACTCGGTGGACATGGGTGGGCGCTTCCAGGTCAAGCGCATCTCGGTCAAACCCGGCGCCCAGCTCTCCCTGCAGATGCACCACCACCGTGCCGAGCACTGGATCGTGGTCTCCGGCACCGCGCAGGTCACCTGTGACGACAAGACCTTCCTGCTCACCGAGAATCAATCGACCTACATCCCCATTGCCTCGGTGCACCGCCTGGCCAACCCCGGCAGGATTCCCCTGGAGCTCATCGAGGTACAGTCCGGCAGCTACCTCGGCGAAGACGATATCGAACGTCTGGAAGACGTCTACGGGCGTACCGCCGAAGTGCGCAACGTCAGTCACGCGCGTTAA